From Salinibacterium sp. ZJ450, one genomic window encodes:
- a CDS encoding DUF6716 putative glycosyltransferase, whose translation MRAVAVVDTDSYAKWGASLLAAMPSGWQKRLLVLETPLAPSAEQLRTALTGTGIDTADVATVPFHQLRRELAGWQPDVVVASALGSVAEIVLSAAHDLPSPRPLLISGLPGIGIPVRKRAVVHRAQADLFLVHSRRERREFSELAEIQRIPMRFGLLTLPFLAPAVSAADATDVVFAAQALVPAERRDRQRVLDTLISLARRYPERRVVVKLRARAGEQQTHVERDAYDQLLTAHRTPPANLVLDHGPMVRALDTAGALVTVSSTAALEALARGLPVLAIDDFGVGPEQINEIFVASNLLGSLDDLACGRFHSVDPKWLGDNYFHGAEHDDWLDQLDLLATKRDAGSLGARPGRPILGGALGSAWRRKRALGRFDRSLGGHVALAVGTVALPVYRGLKRVKAARERPVGRLATPAAEAPAQSPPRHPEHRLEHD comes from the coding sequence GTGAGGGCGGTCGCGGTAGTCGATACCGACTCGTATGCGAAATGGGGGGCGTCGCTGCTGGCGGCGATGCCCTCCGGCTGGCAGAAGCGGCTGCTCGTGCTCGAAACGCCGCTGGCGCCGAGCGCCGAACAGCTGAGAACGGCGCTGACCGGAACCGGCATCGACACGGCGGATGTCGCGACGGTGCCGTTCCACCAGCTGCGGCGCGAGCTGGCGGGCTGGCAGCCTGATGTGGTGGTCGCGTCGGCGTTGGGCTCGGTGGCTGAGATCGTGCTGTCTGCGGCGCACGACCTGCCTAGCCCCCGCCCGCTGCTGATCAGTGGGCTGCCGGGGATCGGCATTCCGGTGCGCAAGCGGGCGGTGGTGCATCGGGCGCAGGCCGACCTGTTCCTGGTGCACAGTCGGCGGGAACGCCGCGAGTTCAGTGAGCTGGCCGAAATCCAGCGCATTCCGATGCGGTTCGGACTGCTGACGCTGCCGTTCCTGGCGCCCGCGGTGTCGGCAGCGGATGCGACGGACGTGGTGTTCGCCGCGCAGGCCCTGGTGCCCGCCGAGCGGCGGGATCGACAGCGGGTGCTCGACACCCTTATCAGTCTGGCCCGGCGGTACCCGGAGCGACGGGTCGTGGTGAAGCTGCGTGCCAGAGCGGGGGAACAGCAGACGCACGTGGAGCGCGACGCCTACGACCAACTGCTCACCGCGCACCGCACCCCGCCGGCGAACCTGGTGCTTGACCATGGGCCGATGGTGCGCGCGCTGGACACGGCGGGGGCGCTGGTGACGGTGAGCTCGACGGCGGCCCTCGAGGCGTTGGCTCGTGGCCTTCCGGTGCTCGCGATTGACGACTTCGGGGTCGGACCCGAGCAGATCAATGAGATCTTCGTCGCCAGCAATCTGCTCGGTTCGCTTGACGACCTGGCCTGCGGCCGGTTCCACTCGGTGGACCCGAAATGGCTAGGCGACAACTACTTCCACGGCGCAGAGCACGACGACTGGCTCGACCAGCTCGACCTGTTGGCGACGAAACGGGATGCCGGCAGCCTCGGTGCCCGCCCGGGGCGGCCGATCCTGGGTGGAGCGCTCGGCTCGGCCTGGCGGCGCAAACGGGCGCTCGGCCGCTTCGACCGCAGCCTGGGCGGCCACGTCGCCCTGGCGGTCGGCACGGTGGCGTTGCCGGTGTACCGCGGTCTGAAACGCGTTAAAGCGGCGCGCGAGCGGCCCGTCGGGAGGCTAGCCACGCCTGCAGCTGAAGCGCCTGCGCAGTCCCCACCACGTCACCCGGAGCATCGCCTCGAGCACGATTGA
- a CDS encoding sensor histidine kinase, which yields MSANQLPAFADKQPRNPISRRQVESIISRSVAAFGIVFGAQTLPAILDQIDQANPVWAAAALTAIGGSLLIAVIASILQRWVRPAHGLVAIVYLMALISWPFAVTNPQLVSGANHWLYYLLTVATATAAISFSTRLATAYLFVVPTLYALIRLTEPGGAVPVSQAVLDAVYAIILGGAVMIIVTMLRQASSAVDAAQATALSRYGNAVRQHATDVERVQVDAIVHDSVLTTLLSAGRAHSPEAQRLSAEMARRAIGHLSDAATGAPADGSTVRASVVAKRIADAVGPLPGHVAVSVRDLGTALVPVAAAEALYSAAVQAAVNSSQHAGTAVRRWVNVQGVENGLHIVVGDDGVGFDLHSVPNERLGVRVSIIERLANVGGRADVATAPGAGTVVSIRWPCPEAVSVARTSEATPGVTGRVAVDEEAQS from the coding sequence ATGAGCGCTAACCAGCTCCCCGCGTTCGCGGACAAGCAGCCGCGCAACCCGATCAGCCGCCGGCAGGTCGAATCCATCATCTCGCGCAGTGTCGCGGCGTTCGGCATCGTGTTCGGCGCGCAGACCCTGCCGGCGATTCTCGACCAGATCGACCAGGCCAACCCGGTGTGGGCCGCCGCCGCCCTCACCGCGATCGGCGGAAGCCTGCTGATCGCGGTGATCGCCTCGATCCTGCAACGCTGGGTGCGTCCCGCGCACGGTCTGGTGGCGATCGTCTACCTGATGGCGCTGATCAGCTGGCCGTTCGCGGTGACTAACCCGCAGCTGGTCAGCGGCGCCAACCACTGGCTCTACTACCTGCTCACCGTCGCGACCGCGACCGCGGCGATCAGCTTCTCGACCCGCCTCGCCACCGCGTACCTCTTTGTCGTGCCGACGCTGTACGCGCTGATCCGGCTCACCGAGCCCGGCGGTGCGGTGCCCGTCTCGCAGGCCGTGCTCGACGCCGTGTACGCCATCATTCTCGGCGGCGCCGTGATGATCATCGTCACCATGCTGCGGCAGGCCTCGTCCGCGGTCGATGCGGCGCAGGCCACCGCCCTCAGTCGCTATGGCAACGCGGTGCGCCAGCACGCCACGGATGTCGAGCGGGTGCAGGTCGACGCCATCGTGCACGACAGCGTGCTCACCACGCTGCTCTCCGCGGGTCGCGCGCACAGTCCGGAGGCGCAGCGGCTGTCGGCCGAGATGGCCCGCCGGGCGATCGGCCACCTCAGCGACGCGGCCACCGGCGCGCCCGCCGACGGCTCCACGGTGCGCGCCAGCGTGGTGGCCAAGCGCATCGCCGACGCGGTCGGTCCGCTGCCCGGGCATGTCGCCGTGTCGGTGCGAGACCTCGGCACCGCACTGGTGCCGGTTGCCGCGGCCGAGGCCTTGTATTCCGCCGCAGTGCAGGCCGCGGTGAACTCCAGTCAGCACGCGGGCACTGCGGTGCGGCGCTGGGTGAACGTGCAGGGCGTCGAGAACGGACTGCACATCGTGGTCGGCGACGACGGCGTCGGCTTCGACCTGCACTCGGTGCCGAACGAACGGCTCGGCGTGCGCGTCTCCATCATCGAACGGTTGGCCAACGTGGGCGGACGAGCGGATGTCGCGACCGCCCCCGGCGCCGGAACGGTGGTCAGTATCCGCTGGCCCTGCCCCGAGGCCGTTTCGGTCGCCCGCACCAGCGAGGCCACCCCCGGCGTCACCGGCCGGGTCGCCGTCGACGAGGAGGCCCAGTCGTGA
- a CDS encoding N-acetylneuraminate synthase family protein, whose product MKVRIGDNTIAAGEPVYVIGEIGLNHNGDVENAKRLIDVAADAGAQAVKFQKRTPDISTPEHMKLTPRETPWGTMSYLQYRYRVEFEREQYIEIGDYATMRGLDWFASPWDEPSVDFLEDLGVVAYKIASASITDTGLLARIAATGKPVILSTGMSTFEQVETAVDLLGTHGLVVLHATSTYPLPPEEANLRMIPTLQQRYPGVPIGYSGHETGLQISLAAVALGATVVERHITLDRAMWGSDHAASLEPHGFENLVRDIRVIERAMGDGVKRVFPGELAPQAKLRRVLA is encoded by the coding sequence ATGAAGGTCCGCATCGGAGACAACACCATTGCCGCAGGCGAGCCGGTCTACGTGATCGGCGAGATCGGCCTCAACCACAACGGTGACGTCGAGAACGCCAAGCGCCTGATCGATGTAGCCGCGGATGCCGGCGCCCAGGCGGTCAAGTTCCAGAAACGCACCCCCGACATCTCCACGCCAGAGCACATGAAGCTCACCCCGCGCGAGACGCCGTGGGGCACCATGAGCTACCTGCAGTACCGCTACCGGGTCGAGTTCGAGCGCGAGCAGTACATCGAGATCGGTGACTACGCCACCATGCGCGGCCTCGACTGGTTCGCGTCGCCGTGGGACGAGCCGTCCGTCGACTTCCTCGAGGACCTCGGCGTTGTCGCATACAAGATCGCGTCCGCGTCGATCACCGACACCGGCCTGCTTGCCCGGATCGCCGCCACCGGCAAGCCGGTGATCCTGTCGACCGGCATGTCCACGTTCGAGCAGGTGGAGACCGCTGTCGACCTGCTCGGCACCCACGGACTGGTGGTGCTGCACGCCACCTCCACCTACCCGCTGCCGCCGGAAGAGGCGAACCTGCGCATGATCCCGACGCTGCAGCAGCGCTACCCTGGTGTGCCGATCGGCTACTCCGGTCACGAGACCGGCCTGCAGATCTCGCTGGCCGCCGTCGCGCTCGGTGCCACCGTCGTGGAACGCCACATCACCCTCGACCGGGCGATGTGGGGCTCCGACCACGCCGCGTCGCTTGAGCCGCACGGTTTCGAGAACTTGGTCCGCGACATCCGCGTCATCGAACGCGCCATGGGCGACGGCGTCAAGCGCGTGTTCCCGGGAGAGCTTGCCCCGCAGGCGAAGCTGCGTCGCGTTCTGGCGTGA
- a CDS encoding acyl-CoA carboxylase subunit beta: MTAADSTPAPDLYTTAGKLADLKERYHEAVTASGEAAIAKQHAKGKKTARERIEALLDHGSFVELDEFVRHRTHAFGMEKKRPYGDAVVTGTGTIHGRQVAVYSQDFTIFGGSLGEVAGEKIIKVMDLALKTGVPIIGILDSGGARIQEGVVALGKYGEIFRRNTQASGVIPQISIICGPAAGGAVYSPALTDFVIMVDKTSQMFVTGPDVIKTVTGEDVGMEELGGALTHNKISGVSHYLASDEDDALDYARTLLGYLPDNNLAELPVYESDAELEVTDSDRKLNTVIPDSPNQPYDVTMIIDHVTDEGSFLEVQPLFAPNIVIGFARVEGRSVGIIANQPNAMAGTLNIDAGEKAARFVRFCDAFSIPIITLVDVPGYLPGTDQEWTGVIRRGAKLLYAYAEATVPLVTVITRKAYGGAYIVMGSKQLGADLNFAWPTAEIAVMGGQGAVNILYRTEIRDAEQNGEDVAAVRTKLANEYTYNVASPFLAAERGELDGVIEPAATRVAIIKGLRALKGKRAQLPPKKHGNIPL, from the coding sequence GTGACCGCAGCAGACAGTACCCCGGCTCCCGACCTCTACACGACCGCTGGCAAGCTCGCCGACCTCAAGGAGCGCTACCACGAGGCCGTGACCGCGAGCGGGGAAGCCGCCATCGCGAAGCAGCACGCCAAGGGCAAGAAAACCGCCCGCGAGCGCATCGAAGCGCTGCTTGACCACGGCTCCTTCGTGGAACTGGACGAGTTCGTGCGGCACCGCACCCACGCCTTCGGCATGGAGAAGAAGCGTCCATACGGCGACGCGGTCGTCACCGGAACCGGCACCATCCACGGCCGGCAGGTGGCGGTCTACTCGCAGGACTTCACCATCTTCGGCGGATCGCTCGGCGAGGTCGCCGGCGAGAAGATCATCAAGGTCATGGACCTGGCGCTGAAGACCGGGGTGCCGATCATCGGCATCCTCGATTCCGGCGGAGCCCGCATCCAGGAGGGCGTCGTCGCGCTGGGCAAGTACGGCGAGATCTTCCGACGCAACACCCAGGCCTCCGGCGTCATCCCTCAGATCTCGATCATCTGCGGTCCCGCCGCCGGCGGCGCGGTGTACTCCCCCGCCCTCACCGACTTCGTGATCATGGTCGACAAGACCAGCCAGATGTTCGTCACCGGCCCCGACGTGATCAAGACCGTCACCGGTGAGGATGTCGGTATGGAGGAGCTCGGCGGAGCACTCACCCACAACAAGATCTCCGGGGTCTCGCACTACCTCGCCAGCGACGAGGACGACGCGCTCGACTACGCGCGCACCCTGCTCGGCTACCTGCCGGACAACAACCTGGCCGAGCTGCCGGTGTATGAGAGCGACGCGGAACTCGAGGTCACCGACTCCGACCGCAAGCTGAACACGGTGATCCCCGACTCGCCGAACCAGCCGTACGACGTCACCATGATCATCGACCATGTCACCGACGAGGGATCCTTCCTCGAGGTGCAGCCGCTGTTCGCCCCGAACATCGTGATCGGCTTCGCCCGGGTTGAAGGACGCTCGGTGGGCATCATCGCGAACCAGCCGAACGCGATGGCCGGCACGCTGAACATCGACGCCGGCGAGAAGGCGGCGCGCTTCGTGCGGTTCTGCGACGCCTTCTCGATCCCGATCATCACCCTCGTCGACGTGCCGGGCTACCTGCCGGGCACCGACCAGGAATGGACCGGGGTCATCCGCCGCGGTGCCAAGCTGTTGTACGCCTACGCCGAGGCCACCGTGCCGCTGGTGACCGTAATCACCCGCAAGGCATACGGCGGCGCGTACATCGTGATGGGTTCGAAGCAGCTCGGTGCCGACCTCAACTTCGCCTGGCCGACCGCGGAGATCGCGGTAATGGGCGGCCAGGGTGCCGTCAACATCCTCTACCGCACCGAGATCCGCGATGCCGAGCAGAACGGCGAGGATGTTGCCGCGGTGCGCACCAAGCTCGCGAACGAGTACACCTACAACGTGGCCAGCCCCTTCCTCGCCGCCGAACGCGGCGAGCTCGACGGTGTGATCGAACCGGCCGCGACCCGCGTGGCCATCATCAAGGGCCTGCGCGCGCTGAAGGGCAAGCGGGCGCAGCTGCCGCCGAAGAAGCACGGGAACATCCCGCTGTGA
- a CDS encoding acyl-CoA carboxylase subunit epsilon has protein sequence MTDANTGLDIRVQAGTPTAAELAAVHAVLGAAVQELSDDSKRITETGPSRWERSQRSVRSPLPHGADTWRSFGA, from the coding sequence GTGACCGACGCGAACACAGGCCTCGACATCCGCGTGCAGGCCGGCACGCCGACCGCCGCGGAACTCGCCGCAGTGCACGCGGTGCTGGGCGCCGCCGTGCAGGAACTCTCGGACGACTCGAAACGGATCACGGAAACCGGCCCGTCGCGGTGGGAACGCTCCCAGCGGTCAGTCAGGTCGCCGCTTCCCCACGGTGCCGACACGTGGCGCTCATTCGGCGCCTGA
- a CDS encoding acylneuraminate cytidylyltransferase family protein: MTVIAVIPARGGSKGVPRKNVREVGGRPLIARAVDAALAADQIDAVYVSTDDAEIAAVSALAGARVIDRPAELARDESSSEDALLHALQSLAADGVSPDILVFIQATSPFIDPAALDAAVGRVRAGAADVVFSAVPTHAFLWRNTPDGAAAVNHDAAVRPRRQDREPHYQETGAFYVMRAAGFAEARFRFFGRIGIAITADGDALEIDTAEQFALAETLAERWNR; encoded by the coding sequence ATGACCGTGATCGCCGTGATCCCGGCGCGCGGCGGATCCAAGGGTGTTCCGCGCAAGAACGTGCGCGAGGTCGGCGGCCGCCCGCTGATCGCCCGCGCCGTGGATGCTGCGCTCGCCGCGGACCAGATCGACGCCGTCTACGTCTCAACCGACGACGCCGAGATCGCCGCGGTATCCGCGCTCGCCGGAGCGCGCGTAATCGACCGCCCGGCCGAGCTCGCTCGCGACGAATCGAGCTCCGAAGACGCCCTCCTGCACGCATTGCAGTCGCTCGCCGCCGATGGCGTGAGCCCCGACATCCTCGTCTTCATCCAGGCCACGTCGCCGTTCATCGACCCGGCCGCGCTGGATGCCGCGGTCGGCCGGGTGCGCGCCGGCGCCGCGGATGTCGTGTTCTCGGCGGTGCCCACCCATGCCTTCCTCTGGCGGAACACCCCAGACGGCGCCGCCGCGGTCAACCACGATGCCGCCGTGCGGCCGCGTCGACAAGACCGCGAACCGCACTACCAGGAGACCGGCGCGTTCTACGTGATGCGCGCCGCCGGATTCGCCGAGGCACGCTTCCGATTCTTCGGGCGGATCGGCATCGCGATCACCGCAGACGGTGACGCACTCGAAATCGACACGGCCGAGCAGTTCGCGCTCGCCGAGACCCTTGCAGAAAGATGGAACAGATGA
- a CDS encoding polyprenol monophosphomannose synthase: MTESPRGPAAPRVLVITPTYNEKDNLVRVLGRLFAAQLTVDVLVVDDNSPDGTGLIADSLAASDARVHVLHRGGKHGLGAAYLAGFRWGLDRRYDVLVEMDADGSHPPDALSPMLPAVHNGAGLAIGSRWVPGGRVEDWSKRRELLSRAGNAYARLALGIPVHDATAGFRAYRGPLPAALPLGNVNSRGYCFQVDMALRVLDAGERVTETPIAFRERQAGESKMSSSIVLEAMLRVTWWGLRRRFSCRRG; this comes from the coding sequence GTGACCGAATCCCCGCGTGGCCCTGCTGCGCCGCGCGTGCTCGTGATCACCCCGACGTACAACGAGAAGGACAATCTCGTGCGCGTGCTGGGCCGGTTGTTCGCGGCGCAGCTGACCGTGGACGTGCTCGTTGTCGACGACAACAGCCCGGACGGCACCGGGCTGATCGCCGATTCGCTCGCGGCATCCGATGCCCGTGTGCATGTGCTGCACCGTGGCGGCAAGCACGGGTTGGGCGCGGCATATTTGGCCGGATTCCGCTGGGGCCTCGATCGGAGATACGACGTGCTGGTCGAGATGGATGCCGATGGCTCGCATCCACCCGATGCGCTGTCCCCGATGCTCCCGGCAGTGCACAACGGAGCCGGCCTCGCGATCGGTTCGCGTTGGGTTCCGGGCGGGCGGGTCGAGGACTGGTCGAAGCGTCGGGAGCTGCTCAGCCGCGCCGGCAACGCCTATGCGCGGCTCGCGCTGGGTATTCCGGTGCACGACGCAACCGCCGGCTTCCGCGCCTACCGGGGGCCGCTGCCCGCCGCGTTGCCGCTCGGCAACGTGAACTCGCGCGGATACTGCTTCCAGGTGGACATGGCGCTGCGCGTTCTGGACGCCGGAGAGCGCGTGACGGAGACGCCGATCGCCTTCCGGGAGCGGCAGGCCGGCGAGTCAAAGATGAGCTCGTCAATCGTGCTCGAGGCGATGCTCCGGGTGACGTGGTGGGGACTGCGCAGGCGCTTCAGCTGCAGGCGTGGCTAG